One part of the Plasmodium yoelii strain 17X genome assembly, chromosome: 13 genome encodes these proteins:
- a CDS encoding cytochrome b-c1 complex subunit Rieske, putative, translating to MIRIRNIALISKNNIFLRKNELNKISQRYFGGTFNHNIKENERVPPASENPGYKNLFDHAEDIKLWEIEEKENITHKKVDDLSELVEPSNHPHQYEGIFVRTRYAHYNQTAEPVFPRKPDLEKGELASGANVTRTDVWHNPNEPAIVSVGKFEPNNFRPAGYIENAPNPDSINSDYHPDFREYRLRSGNADRRTFMYFISASYFFIMSSIMRSTICKAVHFFWISKDLVAEGTTELDMRTVGEGEQVVIKWRGKPIFVKHRTPEDIQRAREDDKLVETMRDPQLDSDRTIRPEWLVNIGVCTHLGCIPAPGGNYNGYFCPCHGSHYDNSGRIRQGPAPANLEVPPYEFVDENTIKIG from the coding sequence ATGATAAGAATAAGGAATATCGCTttaatttcaaaaaataatatatttttaagaaaaaatgaattaaataaaataagtcAAAGGTATTTTGGTGGGACATTTAATCATAATATTAAGGAAAATGAGCGAGTTCCTCCAGCTTCAGAAAATCCAGGTTacaaaaatttatttgatcatgcagaagatataaaattatgGGAAATCgaagaaaaggaaaatattaCTCATAAAAAAGTAGATGATTTATCTGAATTAGTTGAGCCATCAAATCATCCTCATCAATATGAAGGTATATTTGTTAGAACTCGATATGCTCATTATAATCAAACAGCTGAACCAGTTTTTCCAAGAAAACCAGATTTAGAAAAGGGTGAATTAGCTAGTGGAGCTAATGTAACAAGAACAGATGTATGGCATAACCCCAATGAACCTGCTATTGTTTCTGTTGGAAAATTCGAACCCAATAATTTTAGGCCAGCTGGATATATTGAAAATGCACCAAATCCTGATAGTATAAATTCCGATTATCATCCCGATTTTCGTGAATATAGATTAAGAAGTGGAAATGCAGATAGACGAActtttatgtattttataaGTGCATCgtacttttttattatgtcaTCTATAATGAGATCAACTATATGCAAAGcagttcattttttttggatATCAAAAGATTTAGTTGCAGAAGGTACAACCGAATTAGATATGAGAACAGTGGGAGAAGGGGAGCAAGTAGTAATTAAATGGAGAGGTAAACCAATTTTTGTTAAACACAGAACTCCTGAAGATATTCAAAGAGCTAGAGAAGACGATAAATTAGTTGAAACGATGAGAGATCCACAATTGGATTCAGATAGAACTATTAGGCCAGAATGGTTAGTTAATATTGGTGTATGTACACACTTAGGCTGTATACCTGCTCCAGGAGGAAATTATAATGGCTATTTTTGTCCATGCCATGGTTCTCATTATGATAATTCAGGAAGAATCCGTCAAGGGCCTGCACCCGCAAATTTAGAAGTACCGCCTTATGAATTTGTTGACGAAAATACTATTAAAATAGGATGA
- a CDS encoding oocyst rupture protein 2, putative, with translation MNSNDMNTFWKNQLDDITNITPEELKTHQLPISRIKKIMKEDDKIKNSQMISADTPVLLAKACELFIMEFTKYAWKYTEENKRRTLQRQDVIAAACRKDIFDFLIDLISIEDRIKYTNLNYKENSKKNSNKINFDMMKQYYNINSSSRLDEDNQNINSLNASNIANSNNSYMIDYSNNTSLFSKSTTNLSSIYNINDHDNIINNSLLGDTNHFGVSINPYIHTNENISNRIIKRNTNQIGTPNIIITNKKNTARSSSLYEENMSPGVRTDSRVKNRNTKNISNYNNNNNINIHNIDNISKYYINNEQINNNNFSMNEGNGNNNDMNDYSHFNMYEANNKENYYNEEYVKNVLNDSNEGVVNNTNNAQNDIFENGLPGRPMSITNLSATNDFTPNRYNANTTNSIYPINMACNNSLENENHNSNLNLNMHTAQTSYNGINNNMLKKNSSTFLPNYKHVQDMHINEMLPNLQNYQNNKNDEENIDHHIKSQQGYNVYNNYHNSNSSNKSNNNLINVSNGNQIGYMINNKNTMNAKNMNIHDTTMYHPFYGMNNNVNSADFPNILAKNIPQKDLKNNISINRITKKNNNTKNNTIVKYNNTIHQNNIINQNHIVKHNSIILNDFNNAINNTISDNYNNEMINLNSIPNQTNPELNKDMLNNYFKLNNNNTNTQNNSASVTKNSNIDNTNNIGNRNANNVHIPGNSRNPISHNNHNTHYYSHRNQITDSNNNNNINNTISKENRTNEDILNEIHLNDGIVGSSRLNGNRLSSSILSNSAVPTKQMINNKMMTNQIPANQLINNHINNNPNVPNNNIRRSLSNKVNTQYENKYNTNNNQLNLTHTTHMNNSINNKFNSLIGDSGLNNIDENILNDIINNPETSIPKNTPINLINQNIDNNNNNDVMHPNLNNINMPNIQPLIQSNIKLNIDPNVHINPNFQLLSYQQAPQYSINDNAYICNFNQK, from the coding sequence atgaattcgAATGATATGAATACATTCTGGAAAAATCAGCTGGATGATATAACTAATATTACCCCAGAAGAATTAAAAACACACCAATTGCCTATATCTCGAATAAAAAAGATTATGAAAGAAgatgacaaaataaaaaacagtCAAATGATTTCTGCTGACACCCCTGTGTTGTTAGCAAAAGCATGTGAATTGTTTATTATGGAGTTTACTAAATATGCGTGGAAATATacagaagaaaataaaaggaGGACATTACAAAGACAGGACGTTATAGCAGCTGCTTGTCGAAAAgatatttttgattttttaataGATTTAATATCTATAGAAGATAGaattaaatatacaaatttaaattataaagaaaattcaaaaaaaaactcaaataaaattaattttgatATGATGaaacaatattataatatcaaTTCTTCTTCACGCCTCGATGAAGataatcaaaatattaattcattAAATGCATCTAATATAGCGAACTctaataattcatatatgattgattattcaaataatacTAGTCTTTTTAGTAAATCAACTACTAATTTGAGCTCgatctataatattaatgatcatgataatataattaataattcattattGGGTGATACTAATCATTTTGGCGTTAGTATCAATCCATATATCCAtactaatgaaaatatttcaaatagAATCATTAAAAGGAATACTAATCAAATTGGGACACCAAATATTATAATcactaataaaaaaaatactgcTAGAAGCTCAAGCTTGTATGAAGAAAATATGAGCCCTGGAGTTCGAACAGATTCCCGAGTTAAAAATcgaaatacaaaaaatatatcaaattataataataataataacataaatatccataatattgataatatctcaaaatattatattaataacgagcaaattaataataacaacTTTTCGATGAATGAAGGAAATGGCAATAATAACGATATGAATGATTATTCACATTTCAATATGTACGAAgctaataataaagaaaattattataatgaaGAATACGTGAAAAATGTACTAAACGATTCTAATGAAGGCGTTgttaataatacaaataatgcTCAGAACGACATTTTTGAAAATGGTCTACCTGGAAGGCCCATGAGCATCACCAACTTATCAGCAACCAACGACTTCACACCAAACAGGTATAATGCTAACACCACCAATAGTATATATCCCATTAATATGGCTTGCAATAATTCtctagaaaatgaaaatcaTAATTCGAAtctaaatttaaatatgcaTACAGCCCAAACATCATATAATgggataaataataatatgttaaaGAAGAACAGTTCAACTTTTCTTCCAAATTATAAGCACGTGCAAGATATGCATATAAATGAAATGCTTCCAAATTTgcaaaattatcaaaataataaaaacgaCGAAGAAAATATTGATCATCATATAAAATCACAACAGGgttataatgtatataataattatcataatagTAACTCTtcaaataaatcaaataacAATTTAATTAATGTTTCTAATGGAAACCAAATTGGATATATGATAAACAACAAAAATACTATGAACgcaaaaaatatgaatatacaCGATACTACTATGTATCATCCTTTCTATGGTATGAACAACAATGTTAATAGCGCTGATTTTCCTAACATCTTAGCTAAAAACATACCCCAAAAAgatctaaaaaataatatatcaataaatagaataactaaaaaaaataataataccaaGAATAATACTATCGTTAAGTACAATAACACAATtcatcaaaataatataattaatcaAAACCATATTGTCAAACATAACAGCATTATTTTGAATGATTTTAATAATGctattaataatacaatttctGATAACTATAATAACGAAATGATAAACTTAAATTCAATCCCAAATCAAACAAACCCTGAGTTAAACAAAGATATgctaaataattattttaaattaaataataacaatacaAATACACAAAATAATTCTGCATCTGTAACCAAAAATTCTAATATAGacaatacaaataatattgGAAATCGAAATGCTAACAATGTTCATATTCCTGGTAATAGCCGAAATCCAATTTCCCATAATAATCATAACACCCATTATTACTCCCATAGAAATCAAATAACTGACtcgaataataataataatataaataatacaatttcAAAAGAGAATCGAACAAAtgaagatatattaaatgagATTCATTTAAACGATGGTATTGTTGGAAGTAGTCGGTTAAATGGAAATCGGTTGAGTAGTAGCATTTTAAGCAACAGTGCTGTACCTACTAAACAAATGATAAACAATAAAATGATGACCAACCAAATACCAGCTAAccaattaataaataatcatattaataataaccCTAATGTCccaaacaataatataagacGCTCATTAAGTAATAAAGTAAATACTCAATAtgaaaataagtataatactAATAACAATCAGTTAAATTTAACACACACAACACACATGAACAattcaataaataataaatttaattcattGATCGGGGATTCTGGACTAAATAATATCGATGAAAACATTTTAAatgatattataaataatccAGAAACTAGTATACCAAAAAATACACCCATCAATCTAATTAAtcaaaatatagataataataacaataatgatGTTATGCATCCCAATttgaataatattaatatgccAAATATTCAACCATTAATTCAATCTAATATTAAACTTAACATCGATCCGAATGTTCACATCAATCCTAATTTTCAGCTCTTATCTTATCAACAAGCTCCACAATATTCAATTAATGacaatgcatatatatgcaattttAATCAAAAGTAA
- a CDS encoding Sad1/UNC domain-containing protein, putative codes for MIWWFLISINFLFFLIKSFFTPKGTIYLNDLNNTPNNVETEKYILGENYNLTSLKLKVDFGSLDTGTKIIEHSRGIINIKSIQQYDYDSYMLTPCDSDIWWIYSFSDFIHIEKIGLVSLEHYASNFKVIEILGSDTYPATKWKKLGKISTNFTKSFELFNIYDHCKNYDEDNCWVKYLKFIVLSHHNIEKNYYCTLTHLQIFASSGVDMLSDKIYSDDNINQIESDPEKSDEQKKIKIQEQDNVENLEVLYEDKVLKHIKKQIHSKEEDSKEGNSKELTSKDNYYKNSINPDNFHNDKPLHNNIHNSDIRHKNSKHNAHYTNYAHYLSIEKDLFDTNLLEKELTQSKLIDTDLIKKELMDTELIEDELLNYEFIEKDIKINSFNEENIFDNITQQMQREYGENKQYIKEDTPIISNKGIKYNDKIISQGDNTKNIQRNANKYIMHPKYYNKLLKDIQNVIILKNGKNEKGLEWTNLLGINPKYSTDLKTEPFNNINIEAMKIAYHISNKIYTICNAFKNYNIAKIFKMSLITSYKHVIINFVQNNGNITFFMNREKYNYDDYTKEENAKKYFPYKNYFNGKRFVSPFSHALEKVLIILYNSYFIPNEKWNAHIKNKRIDIKKNNKKKLIWKKKKCTALNTLEYYQNFITVKHKHIILIKSEKIKLLNLLFFPKIICNNDFICLYTNRQIYERLINNYNDSITNLIRIYRMYDDVNKQKHAERTNYETFRCEQNEGSKFVLNLFLPKKLTKKKNILHNIINNISKYNTNINNNKRNTLFKYILSRVKKEQNNIQKQNNFYISILNDTLLILYIIYRSNKYYIYTLNFLKNCIDFIFKWNKYKKSNILMLTINNKSLTNKYYRIILMNILNEYNILKKKNKILANNSQIGVNPNEDYNGCTMFYEIARNVFNYDIDNNTKLETFFNANKNTNVCLYGDKLCHIPLTNNQNNNYTTEFVTHLKDLTFFEILFQRIIAKNIIIRYGATLFGSNKYLIKTLNTCFINIWNNYLLNIQKKNKENENFKFDINKIKTLRKHLEEDYCNFQQLSYITKKWGKNKTRQRIIKNNKINNINSILSFFYRISSRNTILHQFHKTNLFKNKHKNLGYGYTIKQNAIFHMFLSLINIRIKSSNMMNHYKNEIKKQRKNEKNKYINYDINNCIFTIMKQYESAIKTNEYLNNQNVGIHKYQSRNDHQNNINICLSVNEAGDIIQSVKCGKNYQDKNIVSREIKKDKIESNIVNINYNNTIDKKKNDNSMKILHEIKKTEESNSKLINEVYDIITEYDDRISNNYSVKLKTGKNVSLIVKKQDKIRRDIKNNHPIKKKIQREKILSYPDDLDKIIDDNINYDNYHDCLREEKIEEKSRNTRGHALLTLVDKVKMIENKNNHAITKLRDVIRITNNKTKIIYHMLSNFKVMQNTISLLLKYIMINEKNMKDLNKNKNQIHNILKIFKNVCLTQFNNPNSTFDSLKHICDQFKDILYDEFEKKYFFQNSNNKYTMCHNTENIIPHDKNSIHTKNSSFNLKEKSNYIFNFLYYENHCHNDTFKTPLIYYNSSVEKIQNVYFKIFDFFSKFNFWRYLIFKFKYFKNKIYNYFINTNKNVERSNNNHQNHHSNNTNQENSKNYYFSDFSDTNIYVLLISMFLFVFIVNNFLCFILYKNLSNKLNAYHQKCACHTK; via the exons atgatatggTGGTTTCTAATTTCAATAaactttttgttttttcttataaaaaGTTTTTTTACTCCCAAGGGGACAATATATCTGAACGATTTAAATAACACCCCAAATAATGTGGAAACAG aaaaatatatattaggaGAAAACTACAATTTAACGAGCTTAAAATTAAAAGTTGATTTTGGGTCGCTCGATACGGGCACCAAAATTATAGAACATAGTCGTGGgatcataaatataaaatctaTTCAACAATATGATTATGATAGTTATATGTTAACACCATGTGATTCGGATATATGGTGGATATATTCTTTTAGTGATTTTATTCACATCGAAAAAATAGGTTTAGTGTCTTTAGAGCATTATGcatcaaattttaaagtaatCGAAATATTAGGAAGTGATACATACCCAGCtacaaaatggaaaaaattagGAAAAATTTCAACAAATTTTACAAAAAGTTTTGAACTTTTTAACATTTATGATCattgtaaaaattatgatgaaGATAATTGCTGggttaaatatttaaagttTATTGTTTTGTCGCAtcataatatagaaaaaaattattattgtaCTTTGACCCACCTTCAAATTTTTGCTTCTTCTGGTGTTGATATGCTTagtgataaaatatattcagaTGACAATATTAACCAGATCGAAAGTGATCCTGAAAAGTCGGacgaacaaaaaaaaatcaaaatacaAGAGCAAGATAATGTTGAAAATTTGGAAGTTTTATACGAAGATAAAGttttaaaacatattaaaaaacaaatacatTCAAAAGAAGAAGATTCAAAAGAAGGCAATTCAAAAGAATTGACTTCGAAagataattattataagaATTCTATAAACCCTGACAATTTCCATAACGATAAACCActtcataataatattcaCAATTCTGATATCCGACATAAAAATTCGAAACATAATGCACATTATACAAATTATGCTCATTATCTATCCATAGAAAAAGACCTTTTTGACACGAACTTATTAGAAAAAGAATTAACACAATCTAAATTAATAGACACCgacttaataaaaaaagaattaatgGACACAGAATTAATAGAAGATGAATTGCTAAACTATGAATTTATTGAAAaagatattaaaattaatagtttcaatgaagaaaatatattcgaTAATATAACTCAGCAAATGCAACGGGAGTATGgagaaaataaacaatatattaaaGAAGACACACCGATTATTTCAAATAAgggtataaaatataatgacaaaataatatcTCAGGGAGAtaacacaaaaaatattcaaagaaacgcaaataaatatataatgcatcctaaatactataataaattattaaaagacATTCAAAATGtaatcattttaaaaaatggaaaaaatgaaaaaggaTTGGAATGGACCAATTTATTAGGAATAAATCCTAAATATAGCACTGATTTAAAAACCGAAccctttaataatataaacatcGAAGCCATGAAAATTGCTTATCACATttctaataaaatttataccATATGCAAcgcttttaaaaattataatatagcaaaaatttttaaaatgtccTTAATAACTTCATACAAAcatgtaataataaatttcgttcaaaataatggaaatattacattttttatgaatagAGAAAAATACAATTATGATGATTATACTAAAGAAGAGAATgccaaaaaatattttccgtataaaaattatttcaatGGTAAAAGATTTGTTTCCCCTTTTTCTCATGCACTTGAAAAagtattaattatattatataattcttATTTTATTCCAAACGAAAAATGGAATGCtcacataaaaaataaaagaatagatataaaaaaaaataacaaaaaaaaattaatttggaaaaagaaaaaatgcaCAGCTTTAAACACATTAGAGTATTACCAAAATTTTATTACGGTCAAACATAAACACATCATTTTGATTAAATCagaaaagataaaattattaaatctGTTGTTCTTcccaaaaataatatgcaacaatgattttatttgtttatatacaaatagacaaatatatgaaagacttatcaataattataatgattCAATCACAAATCTAATAAGAATTTATAGAATGTATGATGATGTTAATAAACAGAAACACGCTGAAAGAACAAATTATGAAACGTTTCGATGTGAACAAAATGAAGGATCtaaatttgttttaaatttattctTACCTAAAAAattgacaaaaaaaaaaaatatacttcataatatcataaataatatatcaaaatataacaCAAACATCAATAATAACAAGAGAAATAccttatttaaatatatactgAGCAGAGTtaaaaaagaacaaaataatatacaaaaacaaaacaatttttatattagcaTACTTAATGACAcgcttttaattttatatataatttatagatcgaacaaatattatatatatactttaaattttttaaaaaattgtatagattttatttttaaatggaataaatataaaaaatcgaatattttaatgttaacaataaataataaatctttAACGAATAAATATTACAGAATTATTCTTATGAACATTTTGAATGagtataacattttaaaaaaaaaaaataaaatacttGCAAATAACTCACAAATAGGTGTAAATCCAAATGAGGACTACAATGGATGTACTATGTTTTATGAAATAGCAAGAAATGTTTTTAATTATGatattgataataatactaaactagaaacattttttaatgcaaataaaaataccaACGTTTGTTTATATGGAGATAAATTATGTCATATACCTCTTACGAATaaccaaaataataattatacaaCTGAATTTGTTACTCATTTAAAagatttaacattttttgaaataCTTTTCCAGAGGATAAtagcaaaaaatattataatccGATATGGTGCAACTTTATTTGGCTCCAATAAATATCTTATAAAAACATTGAATACGTgctttataaatatatggaataattatttattgaatatccaaaaaaaaaataaagaaaatgaaaattttaaatttgatATAAACAAGATAAAAACTTTGAGAAAACATCTTGAGGAAGACTATTGTAATTTCCAACAGTTATcatatattacaaaaaaatggggaaaaaataaaacacgCCAAAgaattatcaaaaataataaaattaacaatattAATTCCATTTTAAGCTTTTTCTATCGAATTTCAAGTCGAAATACAATTCTTCATCAATTCCATAAGACAAacctttttaaaaataaacacaAGAACCTTGGATATGGATacacaataaaacaaaatgCCATATTTCATATGTTTCTTTCTTTGATAAATATCAGAATAAAATCTTCGAACATGATGAATCATTATAaaaacgaaataaaaaaacaaagaaaaaatgaaaaaaacaaatatatcaatTATGACATAAACAATTgtatttttacaattatgAAACAATACGAATCTGctataaaaacaaatgaatatttaaataatcaaaatgtTGGTATACATAAATATCAATCAAGAAATGACCaccaaaataatattaatatatgcttATCAGTTAACGAAGCGGGTGATATTATACAATCTGTTAAATGTGGGAAAAATTATCAAGACAAAAATATTGTTAGcagagaaataaaaaaagacaaaattgAAAGTAACATTGTAAACATAAACTATAACAATACTATtgataagaaaaaaaatgataacagtatgaaaatattacatgaaataaaaaaaactgaAGAATCAAATAGCAAACTTATTAACGAAGTTTATGATATTATAACAGAGTATGATGATCGCATATCAAATAATTATTCtgtaaaattaaaaactGGAAAAAATGTATCATTAATAGTTAAAAAACAAGATAAAATAAGAagagatataaaaaataatcatccaattaaaaaaaaaatacagagagaaaaaatattaagctATCCCGATGATCTTGATAAAATTATTGATGATAATATCAATTACGACAATTATCATGATTGTTTAAGAGAAGAAAAAATCGAAGAAAAGTCAAGAAATACAAGAGGACACGCACTACTAACATTAGTAGATAAAGTTAAAAtgattgaaaataaaaataaccaCGCTATTACAAAATTACGAGATGTTATAAGAATaactaataataaaacaaaaataatatatcatatgTTATCAAATTTTAAGGTAATGCAAAATACTATAAGccttttattaaaatatattatgataaatgaaaaaaatatgaaagatttaaataaaaataaaaatcaaatccataacattttaaaaatatttaaaaatgtttgttTGACACAATTTAATAATCCAAATTCAACTTTTGATTCACTTAAACACATTTGTGATCAGtttaaagatatattatatgatgaatttgaaaaaaaatatttttttcaaaattcgaataataaatatacaatgTGTCATAATACAGAAAATATTATTCCCCATGATAAAAATTCTATACATACAAAAAATTCTAGTTTTAATTTAAAGGAAAAGagcaattatatatttaattttttatattacgAAAATCATTGCCATAATGACACATTTAAAACACCACTCATTTATTACAATTCTTCTGtggaaaaaatacaaaatgttTACTTCAAAATATTCGATTTTTTTAgcaaatttaatttttggagatatttaatattcaaatttaaatatttcaaaaataaaatttataactattttataaatactaACAAAAATGTAGAGCGATCTAATAATAATCACCAAAACCACCATTCTAATAACACTAATCAAGAAAACagtaaaaattattatttttctgaTTTTAGCGACACAAacatatatgttttattaatctctatgtttttatttgtatttattgtaaataattttttgtgtttTATATTGTACAAaaatttatcaaataaattaaatgctTATCATCAAAAATGTGCATGCCACACCAAATAG